One segment of Plasmodium gaboni strain SY75 chromosome 3, whole genome shotgun sequence DNA contains the following:
- a CDS encoding putative DEAD box helicase, producing the protein MNNSFKINNKRKTIYESYNINISNKKRYMCNDNKMDNDNNDMNEKKYFKNSSSIKNRGNYNKNDDKSYDMCERRSMIDREENASTNNYRNKYKNKNNNSSSNFKNDDMHKNNINYMDSRKNTYYYHKGNIDGRKEHLGNKNYEKKNNNDNSYNIKKYNNNLPKNKYNNSDRHNIDNKLYKFFDDKSEKKNNNTHSYGNKNNNEFNTFNDNKQNNLSYQSNNITQGGHPTYNNNKYSNDDNGGIKNRKDISLSTYGYNNISNNNLLNDNTSYINQYNNNNNNDNDGGNRFVNNRQQHNNFNYNYKNVKAYKDKYKNADSFKSSVYNAEQRDNRDNNYYQEGHKHNVRHNIKADTSNNFNGHKIFGSFRNKQQMKEKKKFFKNNERGTSINRHGMHNNNNNINSSSNYNNNYNYNCDYNNYYDGEEERNNKSQNRGDRNSDEIFEKDSVISLYDANDNSKIREKMDYKNEEKDKNKIKILLTEDNMNNAQSNIEKLSIYKSRNEIIEMIEKNDVTFINGETGSGKSTCVPKFLLEENILENKKINIIVTEPRRIACIALSKILSELTNEQLGQKIGYRISGESLYDNEKTVITYITIGYLFKLFLHHKNMYKKFTHVIIDEIHDRSILLDIVLLFIKLYLHNKQKDEPMFKLIIMSATMQSNLFYSYFEHPNIKMGSIFIGTKIYSIDTFYIEDIINYTRYGTRKICDDNKICGDNKIDSDNKIDSDNKIDSDDKICGDGNNNYVKESVIEFILRKKNCNKINLSKNSEMLLYKIKSEYDKNIHIFNNNNNKYCNDKNKDLDVDEIIPANVFSNISNLCLELVYNLCLKGDSVIIFLSGMQDITDMYHQLSMIINNDMGNLSNNNVDNINNMNNMNNINNMNSINNMNSMNSMNNIANSFMYDRKDVRIHIHMLHSCLYDNTIHKIKHNDTDINIFLSSNIAESSITIPNVRLVIDFCIQKNIEYNDKKKAHILVKKWINKSSMEQRKGRCGRTCHGICIRMISKNFLNLLRDHKISEIYTHSLHLLYLYILKSMPVLNSLINKRNETLGCENRNVDNLNEVKVQNKLISNYETSEKNISHVENKKLSIYDVLSMIIEKPSRQKIKNTRYELEKVKAVIKIKDKLFISIIGQIMIRFNLSINLCRLLLYGVLLDVTFDTIIIISILNTNDIFPNINLYSSKNIYSYAVSLEVSSKQKSYFDGNTYSEPIMLRNVFLEWLCVFLLYVHGLKKENKFNRKELKTYYMNTCSIMNKRNHINAKKLLCVINSVHNLCKKILKILNKNSNAYESCLYLLYLLRGASDINYNIANTNINDTTKVIINNVVTMGDTHMDEINGMNVFNIVTKYCLFDYSNQNLYLKFLFSLSFTPLFIHGSPNLPLRDLNEGKKKSKKLMTVLNFMIDNKLDVKNCIYFSGIYIPDINILKRAICIMCPYLSFDIYVSKNIYYVYFHNNNNNNNRNSDDFSFYNKSICDRPDIDMTVNAYINLTQQGHDTDGITSLGLPPLMNNNNNMYGNNYINMYCPYNGMISYNNNNVMNSQNNYMMKMIMSNYYSESFLNLTSGKNYPDIIEKIKSKLLYKYNNNVEKCIFNNLYNNILNLIQPVNAIVPVYSNKYDEINNASICTNFINMFSNGKWTFTIPLFNPNKRKCEISEYFNHKYELKKPKHLFLAKWTFLNTDNYKIKKNKKQTENLIDTNNGLAINDNNNNNNNNNNNNINKDNINDYSLNDQEDEPYKRGYYYDDNDYDDDNDNDDNDNYDDNYLSNSKVDSDNNTHKNIHEEYDGNDSSSICSDQNKKSKQKKMKCNLNFRSVLGFLSICPFNFDIKRNIYDKQTTDIFAVCSSIDYSYTNDTYTWVNYVTVLPNKYFLTFFLSSIPYHDNVIIQTRTNLYNSDILSIKIFDSKEIILKNMKKIKHKNKTNTTNYYDTDSTINNPNITKHDFLRINYFRYVMSKLLLSLTLSFNRQEIEQNTQDLKVSDKSKKKSVMLDKVGPNNYNSVDGGEKNVNGINSDVNGNHNDVNGNHNDVNGNHNDVNSNNSEGNQKDNCDDEEEEYFSEEDIMSDIEENNILKENLYLKQIVINMIEENNMDYINYNKYNMDNMDMDEHFNLQYLYEDENFINLNEKWNNNKGEILMSTYDYLYNTLKNENDYNQYNNNNNNNNSNSSYMVKNIKEKALNSLEAVKTSYLNNNFSIQVQNTINAYERTNSEDFLFFQPINISPIKEVNYKLRSMYYNEVAPTTDKFRRTNRQI; encoded by the coding sequence atgaacaataGTTTTAagataaataataaacgaaaaacaatatacgagtcatataatataaatatatcaaataaaaaacgATACATGtgtaatgataataaaatggataatgataataatgatatgaatgaaaaaaaatattttaagaaTTCGTCTTCAATAAAAAATAGAggaaattataataaaaatgatgataaatCATATGATATGTGTGAAAGAAGAAGTATGATAGATAGAGAAGAGAATGCATCTACTAATaattatagaaataaatataaaaataaaaataataatagtagtagtaattttaaaaatgatgatatgcataaaaataatataaactATATGGATAGTAGAAAAAAtacttattattatcataagGGTAATATAGATGGAAGAAAAGAACATTTAggtaataaaaattatgaaaaaaaaaataataatgataattcatataatataaaaaaatataataataatttacctaaaaataaatataataatagtgatagacataatatagataataagttatataaattttttgatgataaaagtgagaaaaaaaataacaacaCACATTCTTATGGTAACaagaataataatgaatttaatacattcaatgataataaacaaaataatttgtCTTATCAatctaataatataacacAAGGTGGTCATCCcacatataataataataaatatagtaatgatgataatggtggaataaaaaatagaaaagatatttcattatcaacatatggatataataacataagtaataataatttattaaatgataatacaTCTTATATAAAccaatataataataataataataatgataacGATGGAGGGAACCGATTTGTAAACAACAGACAAcaacataataatttcaattataactataaaaatgttaaaGCATATAAggataaatataaaaacgCAGATTCATTTAAATCGTCTGTTTATAATGCAGAACAACGTGATAATAGggataataattattatcaagAGGGTCATAAACATAATGTGAGGCATAATATAAAAGCTGATACAtctaataattttaatgGTCACAAAATTTTTGGAAGTTTTAGAAATAAGCAGcaaatgaaagaaaaaaaaaaattctttaaaaataatgaaagGGGCACATCAATTAATCGTCACGGCATGcacaataataataataatattaatagtagtagtaattataataataattataattataattgtgattataataattattatgatggTGAGGAAGAgagaaataataaaagtcAAAACCGGGGTGATAGAAATTCAGATGAAATATTCGAAAAAGATAGTGTTATTAGTTTATATGATGCAAATGACAATTCAAAGATAAGAGAAAAAATggattataaaaatgaagagaaagacaaaaataaaataaaaatattactaacagaagataatatgaacaacGCACAAAGTAATATAGAAAAGTTgtctatatataaatcaagAAATGAAATAATAGAAATGATTGAAAAAAACGATGTAACATTTATAAATGGAGAAACGGGTTCAGGCAAATCTACTTGTGTTccaaaatttttattagaagaaaatattttagaaaataaaaaaattaatattatagtAACAGAGCCAAGAAGAATAGCATGTATAGCATTATCTAAAATATTATCTGAATTAACAAATGAACAATTAGGACAAAAAATCGGTTATAGAATATCTGGAGAATCattatatgataatgaaaaaactgttataacatatataacCATTGggtatttatttaaattatttttacatcataaaaatatgtataaaaaatttacacATGTTATAATTGACGAAATACATGATAGAAgtatattattagataTTGTGTTGttgtttataaaattatatttgCATAATAAACAGAAAGACGAACCGATgtttaaattaattattatgtcTGCAACTATGCAGAGtaatttgttttattcttattttgAGCACccaaatattaaaatggGTTCGATATTTATAGGTACCAAAATTTATAGTATTgatacattttatatagaGGACATAATAAACTACACAAGATATGGTACTAGAAAAATTTGTGATGACAATAAAATTTGTGGTGACAATAAAATAGATAGTGACAATAAAATAGATAGTGACAATAAAATAGATAGTGACGATAAAATTTGTGGTGatggtaataataattacGTTAAAGAAAGTGTTATCGAATTCATCcttagaaaaaaaaattgtaataaaataaatttatcAAAAAATTCAGAAATgttgttatataaaataaagagTGAATAcgataaaaatatacatatatttaataataataataataaatactgtaatgataaaaataaggaCTTGGATGTAGATGAGATCATCCCAGCAAATGTCTTTTCTAATATATCTAATCTGTGTTTAGAACTTGTTTATAATTTATGTTTGAAAGGAGACAgtgttataatatttctatcAGGCATGCAGGACATAACAGATATGTATCATCAATTGAGcatgataataaataatgacATGGGCAATCTATCCAACAATAATGTggataatattaataatatgaataatatgaataatataaacaatatgAATAGTATAAACAATATGAATAGTATGAATAGTATGAATAATATTGCTAATTCTTTTATGTATGATCGTAAGGATGTAAGAATACACATTCACATGTTACACAGCTGTTTGTATGATAATACGATTcacaaaataaaacataacGACACTGACattaatatctttttatCATCCAATATAGCCGAGAGTTCAATTACTATACCTAATGTTAGATTAGTTATTGATTTTTgtattcaaaaaaatattgaatataatgataaaaaaaaagcacATATATTAGTTAAGAAGTGGATAAACAAATCTTCTATGGAACAGAGAAAAGGTAGATGTGGAAGAACATGTCATGGTATTTGTATCAGAATGATAAGTAAGAATTTTTTGAATCTTTTAAGAGATCATAAAATATCtgaaatatatacacatagtttacatttattatatttatatattttaaaaagtatGCCTGTTTTAAACAgtttaattaataaaagaaatgaaaCACTTGGATGTGAAAATAGAAATGTAGATAATCTAAATGAAGTTAAAGttcaaaataaattaatttcTAATTATGAAACAtcagaaaaaaatatatcacatgtagaaaataaaaaattatctaTATATGATGTATTAAGTATGATTATTGAGAAACCATCTAgacaaaaaataaaaaatacacGGTATGAACTTGAAAAGGTAAAAGCTGTCatcaaaataaaagataaattatttatatctattaTTGGTCAAATAATGATTCGTTTTAATTTAAGCATAAATTTATGTAGACTTCTATTATATGGTGTTCTCTTAGATGTAACATTTGATacaataattattataagtatattaaatacaaatgatatttttcctaatattaatttatattcatcaaaaaatatatattcttatgCTGTATCTTTAGAAGTTTCTTCTAAACAAAAATCTTATTTTGATGGAAACACATATTCAGAACCTATCATGCTAAGAAATGTGTTCTTAGAATGGTTAtgtgtatttttattatatgtacatggtttaaaaaaagaaaataaattcaatagaaaagaattaaaaacatattatatgaatacATGTTCTATTATGAATAAGAGAAATCATATCAATGCAAAAAAACTTTTGTGTGTTATAAATAGTGTACACAatttatgtaaaaaaatattaaaaatattaaataaaaatagtaaCGCATATGAATCATGtctatatttattgtatCTCTTACGAGGTGCATCagatataaattataatattgCAAATACAAACATTAATGATACTACAAAggttattattaataatgttGTTACGATGGGTGATACACACATGGATGAAATTAATGGAATGAATGTATTTAATATTGTAACAAAATATTGTCTTTTTGATTATTCTAAtcaaaatttatatttgaaatTTTTATTCAGTTTATCATTTACTCCTTTGTTTATACACGGATCTCCAAATTTGCCTTTAAGAGATTTAAATGAAGGCAAGAAGAAAAgtaaaaaattaatgaccgtattaaattttatgattgataataaattgGATGTAAAgaattgtatatattttagtggaatatatattccagatataaatattttaaaaagagCAATATGTATCATGTGTCCATATTTGTCGtttgatatatatgtgagtaaaaatatatattatgtatattttcataataataataataataataataggAATTCTGATGATTTTAGTTTTTATAATAAGAGTATATGTGACAGGCCAGATATAGATATGACAGTTAATGCGTATATTAATCTAACTCAACAAGGTCATGATACTGATGGAATTACATCATTAGGATTACCACCActtatgaataataataataatatgtatggtaataattatattaatatgtattgCCCATACAATGGAATGATCagttataataataacaatgTTATGAATTcacaaaataattatatgatgaaaatgataatgtcaaattattattctgaatcctttttaaatttaactagtggaaaaaattatccagatattatagaaaaaataaaaagtaaattattatataaatataataataacgTTGAAAAGtgtatttttaataatttatataataatatccTTAATTTAATACAACCAGTTAATGCAATTGTACCTGTGTATTCTAATAAGTATGACGAAATTAATAATGCATCTATATGTAcaaattttataaacatGTTTTCAAATGGCAAGTGGACATTCACCATTCCATTATTTAATCCAAATAAAAGGAAATGTGAAATAAGTGAATATTTTAATCATAAATATGAACTGAAAAAACCAAAGCATTTATTTTTAGCTAAGTGGacatttttaaatacagataattataaaataaaaaaaaataaaaaacaaacaGAAAATTTAATAGATACAAATAATGGTTTAGctataaatgataataataataataataataataataataataataatattaataaggataatataaatgattatTCTTTAAATGACCAAGAGGATGAACCCTACAAAAGGGGATATTATTATGACGATAATgattatgatgatgataatgataatgatgataacgataattatgatgataattatttaagTAATTCCAAAGTTGatagtgataataatactCATAAGAATATTCATGAAGAGTATGATGGTAATGATTCCAGTTCTATATGTAGTGATCAGAATAAAAAATcgaaacaaaaaaaaatgaaatgtAATTTAAATTTCAGATCAGTACTTGGATTTTTATCTATATGTCCATTTAattttgatataaaaagaaatatatatgataaacAAACTACAGATATATTTGCTGTATGTTCAAGTATTGATTATAGTTATACTAATGATACATATACTTGGGTAAATTATGTTACTGTCCTTccaaataaatattttctaactttttttttatcatctaTTCCTTATCATGATAATGTTATTATTCAAACAAGAACAAATCTATATAACTCTGATATATTATccataaaaatatttgattcaaaagaaattattttaaaaaatatgaaaaaaattaaacataaaaataaaacaaatacAACCAATTATTATGATACCGATTCGACAATCAATAATCCAAATATTACTAAGCATGATTTTTTGagaataaattattttcgTTATGTCATGTCAAAATTATTGTTATCATTAACTTTGTCATTTAATCGTCAAGAAATTGAGCAAAACACGCAGGATCTTAAAGTAAGTGATAAGAGTAAAAAGAAAAGTGTGATGCTTGATAAGGTTGGACCAAATAACTACAACAGTGTTGATGGGGgtgaaaaaaatgttaatGGTATTAATAGTGATGTTAATGGTAATCATAATGATGTTAATGGTAATCATAATGATGTTAATGGTAATCATAATGATGttaatagtaataatagtGAGGGTAACCAAAAAGACAATTGTGATGATGAAGAGGAGGAATATTTTAGTGAAGAAGATATAATGAGTGatatagaagaaaataatattttaaaggaaaatttatatttaaaacaaatagttataaatatgatagaagaaaataatatggattatataaattataataaatataatatggataatatggatatggatgaacattttaatttacaatatttatatgaagatgaaaattttataaatctAAATGAAAAATGGAATAATAACAAAGGAGAAATTTTAATGAGTAcatatgattatttatataacactttaaaaaatgaaaatgattataatcaatataataacaataataataataataatagtaacAGTTCATATATGgttaaaaatataaaagaaaaagcTTTAAATTCTTTAGAAGCTGTAAAAACTAgttatttaaataataatttttctataCAAGTACAAAATACAATCAATGCTTATGAAAGAACTAATTCTGAAGATTTCCTTTTCTTTCAACCAATAAATATTTCTCCAATTAAAGAAGTAAATTATAAGTTAAGGTCAATGTATTACAATGAGGTAGCACCAACCACAGACAAATTTAGGAGAACAAATAgacaaatataa